The following proteins come from a genomic window of Actinopolyspora saharensis:
- the lhgO gene encoding L-2-hydroxyglutarate oxidase: MTATRDVTVVGGGIVGLATAYALAITGAGGRGNTRVTVIDKEPAWAAHQSGRNSGVIHSGLYYSPGSSKARLARAGGEQMYEFCARHGVPAERTGKVVVATETRELPALEELARRGRANGVGVQELDGAQLREREPEISGIRALFVPEAGVTDFAAVCRKLAELLAEAGVELRAGTELLSSTSRGDELVLTTTSGEIRTRRAVNCAGLHSDRVAHLAGGDVPVRILPFRGEYYEGSTSSDLAVRSLVYPVPDPAFPFLGVHLTRMLDGSLHVGPNAVLALAREGYGRRDWSAAHLRELAGDPGLRSLARRYWRPGLTEVARSLVKPLFVRAARKLAPRVGSADLVPAPAGVRAQAVRPDGTLVDDFLLTEDAHWVHVLNAPSPAATASLLIGEEIAARIRHKTPD, encoded by the coding sequence ATGACAGCCACCAGGGACGTGACGGTCGTCGGCGGAGGAATCGTCGGGCTGGCCACCGCCTACGCCCTCGCCATCACGGGGGCCGGAGGACGCGGAAACACGAGGGTCACCGTCATCGACAAGGAGCCCGCGTGGGCGGCGCACCAGAGCGGGCGGAACTCCGGGGTGATCCACAGCGGCCTGTACTACAGCCCGGGCAGCTCCAAGGCACGACTCGCACGGGCGGGCGGCGAACAGATGTACGAGTTCTGCGCTCGTCACGGGGTGCCCGCCGAACGAACCGGCAAGGTGGTGGTGGCCACCGAGACGCGCGAACTGCCCGCTCTGGAGGAACTCGCCCGCCGCGGCAGGGCCAACGGGGTCGGTGTCCAGGAGCTGGACGGTGCGCAGCTGCGGGAGCGCGAACCCGAGATCAGCGGTATCCGAGCGCTGTTCGTCCCCGAGGCGGGTGTGACGGATTTCGCCGCGGTGTGCCGCAAGCTGGCCGAGCTGCTGGCCGAGGCCGGTGTGGAGCTGCGCGCGGGGACGGAGCTGCTGAGCAGCACGTCGAGAGGTGACGAGCTGGTCCTGACCACCACCTCCGGAGAGATCCGCACTCGGAGGGCGGTCAACTGCGCCGGGTTGCACAGCGATCGGGTCGCCCACCTGGCCGGTGGCGACGTCCCGGTGCGGATCCTGCCCTTCCGGGGCGAGTACTACGAGGGCTCCACCTCCAGTGACCTCGCGGTGCGCTCGCTGGTGTACCCGGTCCCGGACCCGGCCTTTCCGTTCCTCGGGGTGCACCTGACCCGGATGCTCGACGGAAGCCTGCACGTGGGGCCGAACGCCGTGCTCGCCCTGGCGCGCGAGGGCTACGGCCGGCGGGACTGGTCCGCCGCCCACCTCCGCGAACTCGCGGGGGATCCGGGGCTGCGCTCCCTGGCGCGCAGGTACTGGCGCCCCGGTCTCACCGAGGTGGCCCGCTCGCTGGTCAAACCGCTGTTCGTGCGCGCCGCCCGCAAGCTGGCCCCGCGCGTCGGCTCCGCCGATCTGGTCCCCGCCCCCGCCGGGGTGCGGGCGCAGGCGGTCCGGCCCGACGGGACGCTGGTGGACGACTTCCTGCTCACCGAGGACGCCCACTGGGTGCACGTGCTCAACGCGCCGTCTCCGGCGGCCACCGCTTCCCTGCTGATCGGTGAGGAGATCGCCGCCCGCATCCGGCACAAGACACCGGACTGA
- a CDS encoding nucleoside deaminase, whose translation MSTVSEHEFEHLRRCAELAEEALRAGDEPFGSVLVDAGGTVLAEDRNRVSGGDDTRHPEFALSRWAAENLTRPQRAAATVFTSGEHCPMCAAAHGWVGLGRIVYVVSSAQLVEWLDELGAAASPVAALPVGEVAPRVRVEGPVPELVDRVRELHVRYHGGSAESR comes from the coding sequence ATGTCCACCGTTTCGGAGCACGAGTTCGAGCACCTACGTCGGTGCGCGGAGTTGGCGGAGGAGGCGCTGCGCGCCGGGGACGAACCGTTCGGTTCGGTACTCGTGGACGCAGGCGGAACAGTGCTCGCCGAGGACCGCAATCGCGTCTCGGGCGGGGACGACACACGACATCCCGAGTTCGCCCTGTCCCGCTGGGCGGCCGAGAACCTGACGCGACCGCAGCGAGCGGCGGCCACCGTGTTCACCTCCGGTGAGCACTGCCCGATGTGCGCCGCCGCCCACGGGTGGGTCGGTCTGGGACGGATCGTCTACGTCGTCTCCTCGGCGCAGCTGGTCGAGTGGTTGGACGAACTGGGCGCGGCCGCTTCCCCGGTGGCCGCACTGCCGGTGGGGGAAGTGGCCCCGCGGGTCCGGGTGGAAGGGCCGGTTCCCGAACTCGTCGACCGGGTGCGCGAGCTGCACGTCCGCTACCACGGCGGGAGCGCCGAGTCCCGATGA
- a CDS encoding phage holin family protein, with protein MALVVHILITAVAVWATTALPGITLGGPGDLTEGVADQALTLLVVAVVFGIVNAVLKPVAKTLGCVLYILTLGLFGLVVNALLFWLTGWVATRLDLPFHVDGFWAAFWGAIVVTVVSSLLHAIVRRVASVDD; from the coding sequence GTGGCACTCGTAGTGCATATTCTGATCACAGCGGTGGCCGTGTGGGCGACCACCGCTCTTCCCGGCATCACCCTCGGAGGGCCGGGAGACCTCACCGAGGGAGTGGCCGACCAGGCACTGACGCTGCTCGTGGTGGCCGTGGTGTTCGGGATCGTCAACGCCGTGCTCAAACCCGTGGCCAAAACGCTGGGGTGCGTGCTCTACATCCTCACCCTCGGCCTGTTCGGCCTCGTGGTGAACGCGTTGCTGTTCTGGCTGACCGGTTGGGTGGCCACGAGGCTGGACCTGCCCTTCCACGTGGACGGTTTCTGGGCGGCGTTCTGGGGAGCGATCGTCGTGACCGTGGTGAGCAGTCTGCTGCACGCGATCGTGCGGCGGGTTGCCTCCGTCGACGACTAG
- a CDS encoding LLM class F420-dependent oxidoreductase codes for MRIGMPLSFSGGFKETVDELVEHEKAGLDIVYVPEAYSFDAVSQMGFIAARTQRLEIASGIMQIYTRTPTLTAMTAAGMDYVSDGRFTLGIGASGPQVIEGFHGLPYRAPLGRTREIVDICRKVWRREKLTHEGKNYNVPLPEEEGTGLGKPLKLVNHPVRERIPIMIAAIGPKNVAMTAEIAEAWEPIFYVPEKAHEVWGESLAAGKAKRDPALGELDTVVQAPLAIGEDLDELLDSMRPMLALYIGGMGAKGKNFYNNLARRYGYEEEAERIQDLYLDGKKEEAAAAVPRELLTKTSLIGTEEHVRERLAAFAESGVTTLNVTPLAGSAVERTRLIERVRELAD; via the coding sequence ATGCGCATCGGTATGCCGCTGAGTTTCAGCGGGGGCTTCAAGGAGACCGTCGACGAGCTCGTCGAGCACGAAAAAGCCGGGTTGGACATCGTCTACGTCCCCGAGGCGTACTCCTTCGACGCGGTCAGCCAGATGGGCTTCATCGCGGCTCGCACGCAACGACTGGAGATCGCCTCCGGCATCATGCAGATATACACCCGCACACCGACGCTGACGGCGATGACCGCGGCCGGGATGGACTACGTGTCCGACGGGCGGTTCACCCTGGGAATAGGCGCGTCGGGCCCGCAGGTGATCGAGGGGTTCCACGGGTTGCCCTACCGGGCTCCCCTCGGCCGCACCCGCGAGATCGTGGACATCTGCCGCAAGGTGTGGCGCAGGGAGAAGCTGACCCACGAGGGCAAGAACTACAACGTCCCCCTCCCGGAGGAAGAGGGCACCGGCCTCGGCAAGCCGCTCAAGCTCGTCAACCACCCGGTGCGGGAACGCATACCGATCATGATCGCCGCCATCGGCCCGAAGAACGTGGCCATGACCGCGGAGATCGCCGAGGCCTGGGAACCGATCTTCTACGTCCCCGAGAAGGCCCACGAGGTGTGGGGGGAGTCCCTGGCCGCGGGGAAGGCCAAGCGGGATCCCGCTCTCGGGGAACTGGACACGGTGGTGCAGGCCCCGCTGGCCATCGGCGAGGACCTCGACGAGCTGCTCGACTCGATGCGCCCCATGCTCGCCCTCTACATCGGCGGCATGGGCGCCAAGGGCAAGAACTTCTACAACAACCTGGCCCGCCGCTACGGCTACGAGGAGGAGGCCGAGCGCATCCAGGACCTGTACCTCGACGGGAAGAAGGAGGAAGCCGCCGCGGCGGTTCCCCGGGAACTGCTGACCAAGACCTCGTTGATCGGCACCGAGGAGCACGTGCGCGAACGACTCGCCGCGTTCGCGGAGTCGGGCGTGACCACCCTCAACGTGACCCCGCTGGCTGGCTCCGCGGTCGAGCGGACGCGTCTGATCGAACGGGTGCGCGAACTCGCGGACTGA
- a CDS encoding DUF418 domain-containing protein codes for MTELDALRGFALCGIIFVNVPGVMHMTGTVDGAVQPVRHVLDLLVQQRFFPLFSLLFGISFALMLRSARDGHSRSEAVLARRLLFLVALGALHHLLQPGEALLYYGIGGLVFLLPLTRAPLWLNGLLAGGLTVAGVTLTSGGIALVPGLLLAGFVIGRTGLLHRTRQSTTGLATAFCVSLLLATSGLLWQEQEPLSAGFTRSSAIAGLCLAAVYSTGLLLVLRTPTGRWLSDVLEPLGRTALTNYVGATLIFVPTGHLTGLWQSSHWGGLLGLCAGILAVQAIASNLWLKKFRYGPLEWVWRWVTWWHPVPLRKDTSSARFA; via the coding sequence ATGACCGAGCTCGATGCGCTGCGCGGTTTCGCCCTCTGCGGCATCATATTCGTCAACGTCCCCGGGGTCATGCACATGACCGGGACAGTCGACGGTGCGGTCCAGCCTGTCAGGCACGTGCTGGACCTGCTCGTCCAGCAACGCTTCTTCCCCCTGTTCTCGCTTCTTTTCGGCATCAGCTTCGCTCTGATGCTGCGCAGCGCACGAGACGGGCACAGCCGCTCAGAAGCGGTTCTGGCCAGAAGACTGCTGTTCCTCGTCGCTCTCGGTGCCCTGCACCACCTGTTGCAGCCGGGAGAGGCGCTGCTGTACTACGGGATCGGCGGACTCGTTTTCCTCCTGCCGCTCACCCGAGCTCCGCTTTGGCTCAACGGCCTGCTGGCGGGTGGCCTGACCGTCGCGGGCGTCACTCTCACCAGCGGTGGAATCGCCCTCGTTCCCGGGTTGCTGCTCGCGGGATTCGTCATCGGGCGAACCGGTCTGCTGCACCGGACGAGGCAAAGCACCACCGGACTCGCCACCGCCTTCTGCGTGTCGCTCCTACTGGCCACCAGTGGTCTGCTCTGGCAGGAGCAGGAGCCGCTCTCCGCCGGATTCACCCGCTCTTCCGCGATCGCCGGACTGTGCCTGGCCGCGGTCTACTCCACCGGCCTGCTGCTCGTGCTCCGCACGCCAACGGGCAGGTGGCTCTCCGACGTCTTGGAACCGCTGGGGAGAACGGCGCTGACGAACTACGTGGGCGCCACTCTGATATTCGTTCCGACCGGTCATCTGACCGGCCTGTGGCAGTCGAGCCACTGGGGCGGGTTGCTGGGACTGTGCGCCGGGATCCTGGCCGTGCAAGCTATCGCGAGCAACCTGTGGTTGAAGAAGTTCCGCTACGGTCCGCTCGAGTGGGTCTGGCGATGGGTCACCTGGTGGCATCCGGTCCCCCTGCGCAAGGACACTTCGTCGGCTCGATTCGCGTGA
- the pruA gene encoding L-glutamate gamma-semialdehyde dehydrogenase, translating into MDAITSVPVPANEPVKTYAEGTAERQSLQRRLAELRAEPVELTMTIAGKQRMASGERFDVVEPHNHSHVLGVCAQATNEDVAEAVRAAKDAAAEWADTPFDERAAVMLRAADLLSGPWRDTINGATMLGQSKSVHQAEIEAVCEMADFLRFNVHFARRVLAEQPNSVPGEWNRMEYRPLDGFVTAITPFNFSAIAANLPTAPALMGNTVVWKPTPTQQFAAHYTMRMLEAAGLPPGVINMVTGDGQAVGEVALTDPDLAGLHFTGSTGTFKKLWKTIGQNLDNYRTYPRIVGETGGKDFVVAHPSADSAKLVTALVRGAFEYQGQKCSAASRAYVPRSLWESGVREDLIAATRDISYGDPTDFGHFGAAVIDSRAFAKHKAAIDRVAGEPSLEILAGGEYDDSVGYFIQPTVLLGTDPHDEAFTTEYFGPIMAVHVYDDNRYSEILDTIDETSPYALTGAVFATDRDAIQQAHHRLRHAAGNFYVNDKPTGSIVGRQPFGGGRASGTNDKAGSMFNIQRWVNPRAVKETFDAPTNHTYPHQG; encoded by the coding sequence ATGGATGCCATCACTTCGGTCCCCGTACCGGCCAATGAGCCGGTCAAGACCTATGCCGAGGGAACGGCCGAGCGACAGTCCCTGCAACGGCGCCTCGCCGAGCTCCGGGCCGAACCCGTGGAACTGACCATGACCATCGCGGGCAAGCAGCGCATGGCGAGCGGTGAGCGCTTCGACGTTGTGGAACCGCACAACCACTCCCACGTTCTGGGCGTCTGCGCGCAGGCCACCAACGAGGACGTGGCCGAAGCGGTGCGCGCCGCCAAGGACGCAGCCGCGGAGTGGGCGGACACGCCGTTCGACGAGCGCGCCGCCGTGATGCTGCGCGCCGCCGACCTGCTGTCCGGCCCGTGGCGGGACACCATCAACGGCGCGACCATGCTCGGCCAGTCCAAGTCGGTGCACCAGGCCGAGATCGAAGCGGTCTGCGAGATGGCCGACTTCCTGCGGTTCAACGTGCACTTCGCACGGCGCGTGCTCGCCGAGCAGCCCAACTCCGTGCCCGGCGAGTGGAACCGCATGGAATACCGGCCGCTGGACGGGTTCGTCACCGCGATCACCCCCTTCAACTTCTCGGCCATCGCGGCGAACCTGCCGACGGCCCCCGCCCTGATGGGCAACACCGTGGTCTGGAAACCGACTCCGACCCAGCAGTTCGCCGCGCACTACACCATGCGGATGCTGGAAGCGGCCGGGCTTCCCCCCGGGGTCATCAACATGGTCACCGGCGACGGGCAGGCCGTCGGCGAGGTCGCGCTCACCGATCCGGACCTGGCCGGACTGCACTTCACCGGTTCCACCGGAACCTTCAAGAAGCTGTGGAAGACCATCGGGCAGAACCTGGACAACTACCGCACCTACCCCCGGATCGTCGGGGAGACGGGCGGGAAGGACTTCGTCGTGGCTCACCCCTCGGCGGACTCCGCCAAGCTCGTGACCGCGCTGGTGCGCGGAGCCTTCGAGTACCAGGGGCAGAAGTGCTCCGCGGCCTCCCGCGCCTACGTCCCCCGATCGCTGTGGGAGTCCGGAGTCCGCGAGGACCTGATCGCCGCGACCCGCGACATCAGCTACGGCGATCCCACCGACTTCGGTCACTTCGGCGCGGCGGTGATCGATTCCCGCGCCTTCGCCAAGCACAAGGCCGCCATCGACCGGGTGGCCGGCGAGCCCTCGCTGGAGATCCTGGCCGGCGGTGAGTACGACGACTCGGTCGGCTACTTCATCCAGCCCACGGTGCTGCTGGGCACCGATCCGCACGACGAGGCGTTCACCACGGAGTACTTCGGCCCGATCATGGCCGTGCACGTCTACGACGACAACCGCTACTCCGAGATCCTGGACACCATCGACGAGACCAGCCCCTACGCGCTGACCGGAGCGGTCTTCGCCACCGACCGGGACGCCATCCAGCAGGCGCACCACCGGCTGCGCCACGCCGCGGGCAACTTCTACGTCAACGACAAGCCCACCGGGTCCATCGTGGGACGTCAGCCCTTCGGCGGGGGGCGCGCCTCGGGCACGAACGACAAGGCCGGTTCGATGTTCAACATCCAGCGCTGGGTGAACCCGCGCGCGGTCAAGGAGACCTTCGACGCACCCACCAACCACACCTACCCGCACCAGGGCTGA
- a CDS encoding SsgA family sporulation/cell division regulator: protein MRNDHVTLRSTAVFDLLAPQTPAVPVQVELRYDTRDPYAVVAAFRTGRAGWVEWVFARDLLADGLIAYAGEGDVAIRPAADDPEVVVIELSSPSGHAVFEASAQELADFLDRTYDVVVPGNESLWVSIDEALTRLLPHDLS from the coding sequence ATGCGCAACGATCATGTGACTCTTCGCTCGACAGCGGTGTTCGACCTGCTGGCGCCGCAGACGCCTGCCGTGCCCGTTCAGGTGGAACTGCGTTACGACACCCGCGATCCGTACGCCGTGGTGGCCGCGTTCCGCACCGGCCGCGCGGGATGGGTCGAGTGGGTCTTCGCGCGTGATCTGCTGGCCGACGGGTTGATCGCTTACGCGGGCGAGGGCGACGTGGCCATTCGCCCCGCGGCGGACGACCCGGAGGTGGTGGTGATCGAGCTCAGTTCGCCCTCCGGTCACGCCGTCTTCGAGGCGTCGGCCCAGGAGCTGGCGGACTTTCTCGACCGCACCTACGACGTGGTCGTGCCGGGTAACGAGAGCCTGTGGGTCAGCATCGACGAGGCGCTGACCAGGCTTCTTCCGCACGACCTCTCGTGA
- a CDS encoding proline dehydrogenase family protein produces the protein MLRTTMLAAARSSAVRRLVEANPLTRTVVDRFVAGADTSAAIGVTGRLAEKGLHVTLDHLGEDTTDSRQADETVLAYQGLLAELRRAGLAHRAEVSVKLSAVGQQLGPDGEKIALDNARRICESAAEAGTTVTLDMEDHTTTDTTLRTLSDLRVDFPQVGAVLQAYLHRTEQDCRELAREGSRVRLCKGAYSEPASVAFQDKHEVDRSYVRCLRALMEGQGYPMVATHDPRMVRIASELAGSAGRAKDSYEFQMLYGIRPAEQQRMAEDGERLRVYVPYGQEWYGYFMRRLAERPANIGFFLRSLLTR, from the coding sequence ATGCTGCGCACCACGATGCTGGCCGCGGCCCGTTCCAGTGCGGTACGTCGGCTGGTGGAGGCCAATCCGCTGACCCGGACGGTCGTCGACCGCTTCGTCGCGGGCGCCGACACCTCGGCGGCCATCGGGGTGACCGGTCGGCTCGCCGAGAAGGGCCTGCACGTGACTCTCGACCACCTCGGCGAGGACACCACCGACTCCAGGCAGGCGGACGAAACCGTGCTGGCCTACCAGGGGTTGCTCGCGGAACTGCGCCGGGCGGGCCTGGCGCACCGCGCCGAGGTCTCCGTGAAGCTCTCCGCGGTCGGGCAGCAGTTGGGCCCGGACGGAGAGAAGATCGCGCTGGACAACGCCCGGCGGATCTGCGAATCCGCGGCCGAGGCAGGCACCACGGTCACCCTGGACATGGAGGACCACACCACCACCGACACGACCCTGCGGACGCTCTCAGACCTGCGGGTGGACTTTCCCCAGGTCGGGGCCGTGCTGCAGGCCTACCTGCACCGCACCGAGCAGGACTGCCGCGAGCTGGCCCGCGAGGGGTCCAGGGTCCGGCTGTGCAAGGGCGCCTACTCCGAGCCCGCCTCGGTGGCCTTCCAGGACAAGCACGAGGTGGACAGGTCCTACGTGCGCTGCCTGCGTGCCCTGATGGAGGGGCAGGGCTACCCGATGGTGGCCACGCACGATCCACGCATGGTGCGCATCGCCTCCGAGCTCGCCGGAAGCGCCGGACGCGCGAAGGACAGCTACGAGTTCCAGATGCTGTACGGCATCCGTCCCGCCGAGCAGCAGCGCATGGCGGAGGACGGTGAGCGGCTGCGAGTCTACGTGCCGTACGGCCAGGAGTGGTACGGCTACTTCATGCGCAGGTTGGCGGAGCGCCCCGCCAACATCGGGTTCTTCCTGCGTTCCCTGCTCACCCGCTGA
- a CDS encoding TIGR02611 family protein yields MHELREHLRARRERIRARRGLNALYRFTLGLTGGLVLVVGIVMIPYPGPGWLCVFAGLGLLATEFAWAHQVNMFAKHHYQRWVGWLSRQHLLVKLAVMATTCLIVLATLWLIGAFALVGNLFGLDWPWLTSPLFSP; encoded by the coding sequence CTGCACGAGCTGCGTGAGCACTTACGGGCACGCAGGGAGCGGATTCGCGCCAGGCGCGGGCTGAACGCGCTGTACCGCTTCACCCTGGGGCTGACCGGCGGTTTGGTGCTCGTCGTCGGCATCGTGATGATCCCCTACCCCGGACCGGGATGGTTGTGCGTTTTCGCCGGACTGGGACTGCTGGCCACCGAGTTCGCCTGGGCGCACCAGGTGAACATGTTCGCCAAGCACCACTACCAGCGTTGGGTCGGCTGGCTCTCCCGCCAGCACCTCCTCGTCAAGCTGGCGGTCATGGCAACCACCTGCCTGATCGTGCTGGCCACCCTCTGGCTGATCGGAGCGTTCGCCCTGGTCGGAAACCTGTTCGGTCTGGACTGGCCGTGGTTGACCTCCCCCCTGTTCAGCCCCTGA
- a CDS encoding D-2-hydroxyacid dehydrogenase family protein, translating to MPGESAQGPGEAVQRDAAHASDAAGVAVAVLDDYQNVARDYGDWESLPAGTEVVVFDEHIADSDELVRRLARFDVVAAMRERTAFPREVLEALPRLRLLVTTGMGNAAIDMQAAAENGVTVCGTGNGSAAGDDWAPTAELTWGLILALARGIPREDRAVRTGGWQHTIGVDLGGRTLGVLGLGRLGGQVATVGRAFGMEVLAFSENLTQERASEFGARAVGKRELFTASDVVTIHMRLSERSRGLVGRAEIDALGPEGYLINTSRGPIVDELELIAALHEGRVGGAGIDVYGCEPLPADDPWRSAPRTVLTPHIGYVSETTYRAFYTETVEDIRRFLQGSPVRVLNGG from the coding sequence ATGCCGGGAGAAAGCGCACAGGGCCCCGGGGAAGCCGTGCAGCGGGACGCAGCGCACGCCTCGGACGCGGCAGGCGTCGCCGTCGCGGTGCTGGACGACTACCAGAACGTCGCGCGCGACTACGGGGACTGGGAGAGCCTGCCCGCGGGCACCGAAGTGGTGGTGTTCGACGAGCACATCGCCGACAGCGACGAGCTGGTGCGCAGGCTCGCGCGGTTCGACGTCGTGGCGGCCATGCGGGAGCGGACCGCGTTCCCCCGGGAGGTCCTGGAAGCGCTTCCCAGATTGAGGTTGCTGGTCACGACCGGGATGGGAAACGCGGCCATCGACATGCAGGCGGCTGCCGAGAACGGGGTGACCGTTTGCGGGACCGGCAACGGTTCCGCCGCGGGAGACGACTGGGCTCCCACGGCGGAGCTCACCTGGGGGCTGATCCTCGCGTTGGCGCGCGGGATCCCGCGCGAGGACCGCGCGGTGCGCACGGGTGGATGGCAGCACACCATCGGTGTGGACCTGGGGGGACGGACCCTCGGAGTGCTCGGACTGGGACGTCTCGGTGGGCAGGTCGCCACCGTCGGGCGCGCCTTCGGCATGGAGGTGCTGGCCTTCAGCGAGAACCTCACGCAGGAGCGGGCGAGCGAGTTCGGAGCCAGGGCTGTCGGGAAGCGGGAGCTGTTCACGGCCTCCGACGTGGTCACGATCCACATGCGGCTGAGCGAGCGCTCCCGAGGGCTGGTCGGACGTGCGGAGATCGACGCCTTGGGGCCGGAGGGCTACCTGATCAACACCTCCCGCGGTCCGATCGTGGACGAGCTCGAGCTGATCGCCGCGCTGCACGAGGGCCGCGTAGGCGGTGCGGGAATCGACGTGTACGGGTGCGAACCGCTCCCCGCCGACGACCCCTGGCGCAGCGCTCCGCGCACGGTGCTCACCCCGCACATCGGCTACGTCAGCGAGACCACCTATCGGGCGTTCTACACCGAGACGGTCGAGGACATCCGCCGCTTCCTGCAGGGCAGCCCCGTGCGGGTGCTCAACGGCGGCTGA